The following proteins are co-located in the Salvelinus fontinalis isolate EN_2023a chromosome 41, ASM2944872v1, whole genome shotgun sequence genome:
- the LOC129840274 gene encoding oxysterol-binding protein-related protein 11-like isoform X1 has protein sequence MTMQGETATAIRISDSEGKLDVFPQKGTPGSTVRGSSKGWQYSDHMENIDGYLMKYTNLVTGWQYRFFVLNNEAGLLEYFVNEQSRPQKPRGTLPLAGAVISPSDEDSHTFTVNAISGEQYKLRATDAKERQHWVSRLQICTQHHTEAMGKSNPPPKSRSYSMASQGSASSPLSQRRPSQLQNQNAASFFSMTQLHKGSSLYSSKRSLLPDHLLDAREMMTQAQGQHRDLIQTIEGLPPATGPLSPLDQDLLMLKATSMATMNCLNDCLHILQLQQLARQRSSLGGPTIEWLEPKLPDILKNGGPLDSFSTEGGLLEGGLLELSATEPSSFSGEEIDGEDEVEDAFTEKEEELLAVEEERSVVLHLLSQLKLGMDLTRVVLPTFILEKRSLLEMYADFMSHPDLFVAITDGRGPEERMVRFVEYYLTSFHEGRKDAIAKKPYNPIIGESFHCSWKVPRSGEPAKDAPSLSSPPQGSPTTEGEDGSYQLRFVAEQVSHHPPVSGFYAECLERQMCVNTHVWTKSKFMGMSIGVSMIGEGCLYLLEHDEEYMFTLPCAYARSILTVPWVELGGKVNVNCTKSGYSAVITFQTKPFYGGKLHKVTAEVKHNATNAVVCRVQGEWNGVLEFSYQNGDTRMVDVTKLPVTKKRVRPNEKQGPTESRRLWQHVTESLRQKDIEKATEYKRILEERQRTEERHRTETETPWRTRYFESEGEGWMYHKPLWKTPTLKT, from the exons AGAGGGAGTTCTAAAGGCTGGCAGTACAG TGACCACATGGAAAATATTGATGGTTACCTGATGAAATACACCAACCTGGTAACAGGATGGCAATATAG GTTCTTTGTCCTCAACAATGAGGCAGGGTTGTTGGAGTACTTTGTCAATGAGCAGTCCAGGCCCCAGAAACCTCGCGGGACACTCCCCTTGGCAGGGGCGGTCATATCCCCCAGCGACGAGGACTCCCACACCTTCACGGTCAATGCCATAAGTGGGGAACAATACAAGCTccgag CCACAGATGCCAAAGAGAGACAGCATTGGGTGAGCCGGCTGCAGATCTGCACGCAACACCACACTGAGGCCATGGGGAAG AGTAACCCTCCGCCCAAGTCTCGCAGCTACTCCATGGCGTCTCAAGGGAGCGCCAGCTCACCCCTGTCCCAGCGCAGGCCTAGCCAGCTCCAGAACCAGAACGCTGCCTCCTTCTTCAGCATGACTCAGCTCCACAAGGGCTCCTCGCTGTACTCCTCCAAGAGGTCCCTGCTGCCCGACCATCTGCTTGATGCCAGAGAG ATGATGACCCAGGCCCAGGGCCAGCACCGAGACCTGATCCAGACCATCGAGGGCCTGCCCCCGGCCACGGGCCCCCTCTCCCCGCTGGACCAGGACCTGCTGATGCTCAAGGCCACCTCCATGGCCACCATGAACTGCCTCAACGATTGCCTGCACATCCTGCAGCTGCAGCAGCTGGCCCGCCAGAGGAGCTCCCTGGGAG GGCCCACCATCGAGTGGCTGGAGCCCAAGCTGCCGGACATCCTGAAGAACGGCGGGCCCTTGGACAGCTTCAGCACCGAGGGAGGGCTGCTGGAGGGCGGCCTCCTGGAGCTGAGTGCCACGGAGCCCAGCAGTTTCTCTGGG GAGGAGATTGACGGGGAGGACGAGGTGGAGGACGCCTTCACGGAAAAGGAGGAGGAACTGCTGGCGGTGGAGGAGGAGCGCAGTGTCGTCCTACACCTGCTCTCGCAGCTCAAGCTGGGGATGGACCTCACGCGG GTGGTGCTGCCCACCTTCATCCTGGAGAAGCGCTCCTTGCTAGAGATGTACGCTGACTTCATGTCCCACCCGGACCTGTTCGTAGCCATCACAGACGGCCGAGGGCCCGAGGAGCGCATGGTGCGCTTCGTCGAGTACTACCTCACCTCCTTCCACGAAGGCCGCAAGGACGCCATCGCCAAGAAGCCCTACAACCCCATCATCGGCGAGAGCTTCCACTGCTCCTGGAAGGTGCCCAGGTCCGGGGAACCGGCCAAGGATGCCccctcgctctcctctcctccccagggaAGCCCCACCACCGAGGGGGAGGACGGCAGTTACCAGTTGCGCTTCGTGGCTGAGCaggtgtcccaccacccgcccgTGTCGGGCTTCTATGCCGAGTGCCTCGAGAGGCAGATGTGCGTCAACACCCACGTGTGGACCAAGAGCAAGTTCATGGGCATGTCCATCGGGGTGTCCATGATCGGGGAAG GCTGCCTGTACCTGCTGGAGCATGACGAGGAGTACATGTTCACGCTGCCCTGTGCCTACGCCCGCTCCATCCTTACCGTGCCCTGGGTGGAATTGGGGGGAAAGGTAAATGTAAACTGCACCAAGTCGGGATACTCCGCAGTCATCACCTTCCAGACCAAGCCCTTCTACGGAGGCAAACTGCACAA GGTGACGGCGGAGGTAAAGCACAACGCCACCAACGCCGTGGTGTGCCGCGTGCAGGGCGAGTGGAACGGCGTGCTCGAGTTCAGCTACCAGAATGGCGACACGCGCATGGTGGACGTCACCAAGCTGCCCGTCACCAAGAAGCGGGTGCGCCCCAACGAGAAGCAAGGACCAACTGAATCAAG GCGCCTGTGGCAGCACGTGACTGAGTCACTACGTCAGAAGGACATTGAGAAGGCCACGGAGTACAAGAggatcctggaggagagacagaggaccgAGGAGAGACACCGCACTGAGACCGAGACCCCATGGAGGACCAGATATTTTGAAAGCGAG GGCGAAGGCTGGATGTATCACAAACCACTGTGGAAAACACCCACTCTGAAAACTTAG
- the LOC129840274 gene encoding oxysterol-binding protein-related protein 11-like isoform X2: MTGIYAGGSSMGDHMENIDGYLMKYTNLVTGWQYRFFVLNNEAGLLEYFVNEQSRPQKPRGTLPLAGAVISPSDEDSHTFTVNAISGEQYKLRATDAKERQHWVSRLQICTQHHTEAMGKSNPPPKSRSYSMASQGSASSPLSQRRPSQLQNQNAASFFSMTQLHKGSSLYSSKRSLLPDHLLDAREMMTQAQGQHRDLIQTIEGLPPATGPLSPLDQDLLMLKATSMATMNCLNDCLHILQLQQLARQRSSLGGPTIEWLEPKLPDILKNGGPLDSFSTEGGLLEGGLLELSATEPSSFSGEEIDGEDEVEDAFTEKEEELLAVEEERSVVLHLLSQLKLGMDLTRVVLPTFILEKRSLLEMYADFMSHPDLFVAITDGRGPEERMVRFVEYYLTSFHEGRKDAIAKKPYNPIIGESFHCSWKVPRSGEPAKDAPSLSSPPQGSPTTEGEDGSYQLRFVAEQVSHHPPVSGFYAECLERQMCVNTHVWTKSKFMGMSIGVSMIGEGCLYLLEHDEEYMFTLPCAYARSILTVPWVELGGKVNVNCTKSGYSAVITFQTKPFYGGKLHKVTAEVKHNATNAVVCRVQGEWNGVLEFSYQNGDTRMVDVTKLPVTKKRVRPNEKQGPTESRRLWQHVTESLRQKDIEKATEYKRILEERQRTEERHRTETETPWRTRYFESEGEGWMYHKPLWKTPTLKT, translated from the exons TGACCACATGGAAAATATTGATGGTTACCTGATGAAATACACCAACCTGGTAACAGGATGGCAATATAG GTTCTTTGTCCTCAACAATGAGGCAGGGTTGTTGGAGTACTTTGTCAATGAGCAGTCCAGGCCCCAGAAACCTCGCGGGACACTCCCCTTGGCAGGGGCGGTCATATCCCCCAGCGACGAGGACTCCCACACCTTCACGGTCAATGCCATAAGTGGGGAACAATACAAGCTccgag CCACAGATGCCAAAGAGAGACAGCATTGGGTGAGCCGGCTGCAGATCTGCACGCAACACCACACTGAGGCCATGGGGAAG AGTAACCCTCCGCCCAAGTCTCGCAGCTACTCCATGGCGTCTCAAGGGAGCGCCAGCTCACCCCTGTCCCAGCGCAGGCCTAGCCAGCTCCAGAACCAGAACGCTGCCTCCTTCTTCAGCATGACTCAGCTCCACAAGGGCTCCTCGCTGTACTCCTCCAAGAGGTCCCTGCTGCCCGACCATCTGCTTGATGCCAGAGAG ATGATGACCCAGGCCCAGGGCCAGCACCGAGACCTGATCCAGACCATCGAGGGCCTGCCCCCGGCCACGGGCCCCCTCTCCCCGCTGGACCAGGACCTGCTGATGCTCAAGGCCACCTCCATGGCCACCATGAACTGCCTCAACGATTGCCTGCACATCCTGCAGCTGCAGCAGCTGGCCCGCCAGAGGAGCTCCCTGGGAG GGCCCACCATCGAGTGGCTGGAGCCCAAGCTGCCGGACATCCTGAAGAACGGCGGGCCCTTGGACAGCTTCAGCACCGAGGGAGGGCTGCTGGAGGGCGGCCTCCTGGAGCTGAGTGCCACGGAGCCCAGCAGTTTCTCTGGG GAGGAGATTGACGGGGAGGACGAGGTGGAGGACGCCTTCACGGAAAAGGAGGAGGAACTGCTGGCGGTGGAGGAGGAGCGCAGTGTCGTCCTACACCTGCTCTCGCAGCTCAAGCTGGGGATGGACCTCACGCGG GTGGTGCTGCCCACCTTCATCCTGGAGAAGCGCTCCTTGCTAGAGATGTACGCTGACTTCATGTCCCACCCGGACCTGTTCGTAGCCATCACAGACGGCCGAGGGCCCGAGGAGCGCATGGTGCGCTTCGTCGAGTACTACCTCACCTCCTTCCACGAAGGCCGCAAGGACGCCATCGCCAAGAAGCCCTACAACCCCATCATCGGCGAGAGCTTCCACTGCTCCTGGAAGGTGCCCAGGTCCGGGGAACCGGCCAAGGATGCCccctcgctctcctctcctccccagggaAGCCCCACCACCGAGGGGGAGGACGGCAGTTACCAGTTGCGCTTCGTGGCTGAGCaggtgtcccaccacccgcccgTGTCGGGCTTCTATGCCGAGTGCCTCGAGAGGCAGATGTGCGTCAACACCCACGTGTGGACCAAGAGCAAGTTCATGGGCATGTCCATCGGGGTGTCCATGATCGGGGAAG GCTGCCTGTACCTGCTGGAGCATGACGAGGAGTACATGTTCACGCTGCCCTGTGCCTACGCCCGCTCCATCCTTACCGTGCCCTGGGTGGAATTGGGGGGAAAGGTAAATGTAAACTGCACCAAGTCGGGATACTCCGCAGTCATCACCTTCCAGACCAAGCCCTTCTACGGAGGCAAACTGCACAA GGTGACGGCGGAGGTAAAGCACAACGCCACCAACGCCGTGGTGTGCCGCGTGCAGGGCGAGTGGAACGGCGTGCTCGAGTTCAGCTACCAGAATGGCGACACGCGCATGGTGGACGTCACCAAGCTGCCCGTCACCAAGAAGCGGGTGCGCCCCAACGAGAAGCAAGGACCAACTGAATCAAG GCGCCTGTGGCAGCACGTGACTGAGTCACTACGTCAGAAGGACATTGAGAAGGCCACGGAGTACAAGAggatcctggaggagagacagaggaccgAGGAGAGACACCGCACTGAGACCGAGACCCCATGGAGGACCAGATATTTTGAAAGCGAG GGCGAAGGCTGGATGTATCACAAACCACTGTGGAAAACACCCACTCTGAAAACTTAG
- the LOC129840274 gene encoding oxysterol-binding protein-related protein 11-like isoform X3, with protein sequence MENIDGYLMKYTNLVTGWQYRFFVLNNEAGLLEYFVNEQSRPQKPRGTLPLAGAVISPSDEDSHTFTVNAISGEQYKLRATDAKERQHWVSRLQICTQHHTEAMGKSNPPPKSRSYSMASQGSASSPLSQRRPSQLQNQNAASFFSMTQLHKGSSLYSSKRSLLPDHLLDAREMMTQAQGQHRDLIQTIEGLPPATGPLSPLDQDLLMLKATSMATMNCLNDCLHILQLQQLARQRSSLGGPTIEWLEPKLPDILKNGGPLDSFSTEGGLLEGGLLELSATEPSSFSGEEIDGEDEVEDAFTEKEEELLAVEEERSVVLHLLSQLKLGMDLTRVVLPTFILEKRSLLEMYADFMSHPDLFVAITDGRGPEERMVRFVEYYLTSFHEGRKDAIAKKPYNPIIGESFHCSWKVPRSGEPAKDAPSLSSPPQGSPTTEGEDGSYQLRFVAEQVSHHPPVSGFYAECLERQMCVNTHVWTKSKFMGMSIGVSMIGEGCLYLLEHDEEYMFTLPCAYARSILTVPWVELGGKVNVNCTKSGYSAVITFQTKPFYGGKLHKVTAEVKHNATNAVVCRVQGEWNGVLEFSYQNGDTRMVDVTKLPVTKKRVRPNEKQGPTESRRLWQHVTESLRQKDIEKATEYKRILEERQRTEERHRTETETPWRTRYFESEGEGWMYHKPLWKTPTLKT encoded by the exons ATGGAAAATATTGATGGTTACCTGATGAAATACACCAACCTGGTAACAGGATGGCAATATAG GTTCTTTGTCCTCAACAATGAGGCAGGGTTGTTGGAGTACTTTGTCAATGAGCAGTCCAGGCCCCAGAAACCTCGCGGGACACTCCCCTTGGCAGGGGCGGTCATATCCCCCAGCGACGAGGACTCCCACACCTTCACGGTCAATGCCATAAGTGGGGAACAATACAAGCTccgag CCACAGATGCCAAAGAGAGACAGCATTGGGTGAGCCGGCTGCAGATCTGCACGCAACACCACACTGAGGCCATGGGGAAG AGTAACCCTCCGCCCAAGTCTCGCAGCTACTCCATGGCGTCTCAAGGGAGCGCCAGCTCACCCCTGTCCCAGCGCAGGCCTAGCCAGCTCCAGAACCAGAACGCTGCCTCCTTCTTCAGCATGACTCAGCTCCACAAGGGCTCCTCGCTGTACTCCTCCAAGAGGTCCCTGCTGCCCGACCATCTGCTTGATGCCAGAGAG ATGATGACCCAGGCCCAGGGCCAGCACCGAGACCTGATCCAGACCATCGAGGGCCTGCCCCCGGCCACGGGCCCCCTCTCCCCGCTGGACCAGGACCTGCTGATGCTCAAGGCCACCTCCATGGCCACCATGAACTGCCTCAACGATTGCCTGCACATCCTGCAGCTGCAGCAGCTGGCCCGCCAGAGGAGCTCCCTGGGAG GGCCCACCATCGAGTGGCTGGAGCCCAAGCTGCCGGACATCCTGAAGAACGGCGGGCCCTTGGACAGCTTCAGCACCGAGGGAGGGCTGCTGGAGGGCGGCCTCCTGGAGCTGAGTGCCACGGAGCCCAGCAGTTTCTCTGGG GAGGAGATTGACGGGGAGGACGAGGTGGAGGACGCCTTCACGGAAAAGGAGGAGGAACTGCTGGCGGTGGAGGAGGAGCGCAGTGTCGTCCTACACCTGCTCTCGCAGCTCAAGCTGGGGATGGACCTCACGCGG GTGGTGCTGCCCACCTTCATCCTGGAGAAGCGCTCCTTGCTAGAGATGTACGCTGACTTCATGTCCCACCCGGACCTGTTCGTAGCCATCACAGACGGCCGAGGGCCCGAGGAGCGCATGGTGCGCTTCGTCGAGTACTACCTCACCTCCTTCCACGAAGGCCGCAAGGACGCCATCGCCAAGAAGCCCTACAACCCCATCATCGGCGAGAGCTTCCACTGCTCCTGGAAGGTGCCCAGGTCCGGGGAACCGGCCAAGGATGCCccctcgctctcctctcctccccagggaAGCCCCACCACCGAGGGGGAGGACGGCAGTTACCAGTTGCGCTTCGTGGCTGAGCaggtgtcccaccacccgcccgTGTCGGGCTTCTATGCCGAGTGCCTCGAGAGGCAGATGTGCGTCAACACCCACGTGTGGACCAAGAGCAAGTTCATGGGCATGTCCATCGGGGTGTCCATGATCGGGGAAG GCTGCCTGTACCTGCTGGAGCATGACGAGGAGTACATGTTCACGCTGCCCTGTGCCTACGCCCGCTCCATCCTTACCGTGCCCTGGGTGGAATTGGGGGGAAAGGTAAATGTAAACTGCACCAAGTCGGGATACTCCGCAGTCATCACCTTCCAGACCAAGCCCTTCTACGGAGGCAAACTGCACAA GGTGACGGCGGAGGTAAAGCACAACGCCACCAACGCCGTGGTGTGCCGCGTGCAGGGCGAGTGGAACGGCGTGCTCGAGTTCAGCTACCAGAATGGCGACACGCGCATGGTGGACGTCACCAAGCTGCCCGTCACCAAGAAGCGGGTGCGCCCCAACGAGAAGCAAGGACCAACTGAATCAAG GCGCCTGTGGCAGCACGTGACTGAGTCACTACGTCAGAAGGACATTGAGAAGGCCACGGAGTACAAGAggatcctggaggagagacagaggaccgAGGAGAGACACCGCACTGAGACCGAGACCCCATGGAGGACCAGATATTTTGAAAGCGAG GGCGAAGGCTGGATGTATCACAAACCACTGTGGAAAACACCCACTCTGAAAACTTAG
- the LOC129840275 gene encoding zinc finger protein OZF-like gives MSETSVLHQRISSVMDILTSAAVTEICKLVEDCCGALSVEVFQSKEQIKMLEKQLSLTKSRYRSVSGKEGQTLVTSGSSRTNSPSGNSPASDDEDFQQFIVSEVEFPPEQQHYRQDWSPDLGQDDWNPIKEEQEEFRIIQEEEDSVFTPAWVKSDYDQYPTQSSQTQSEEYKDRMAFTEEFKTEPKVDDSPEPTSDSQPQCKLKKTWTEKGQSSNGGESLDLKSPVQRRSHTEDTSFCCSDCGECFTQMGELDSHMRTHIREKSYHCQDCDKVFTRLDRFKLHRKAHTGEKPHRCGECGKCFSQVGYLNYHIKTHTGEKPHRCHDCGKCFFRVGELTLHRRIHTGEKPHRCLVCGKCFARPSNLSSHIRIHTGEKSYSCHHCGKYFRHKGNLTTHMRIHTRKITSLSL, from the exons ATGTCGGAGACGAGTGTTTTGCATCAACGGATAAGCTCCGTCATGGACATTCTAACCTCCGCTGCCGTGACAGAGATTTGCAAGTTAGTAGAGGATTGCTGTGGAGCGTTAAGTGTAGAAGTCTTTCAAAGCAAAGAGCAAATCAAAATGCTAGAGAAGCAACTCAGCCTGACCAAGTCGAGGTACAGGTCGGTGAGTGGCAAAGAAGGACAGACGCTTGTTACCAGTGGTTCATCGAGAACCAACAGTCCTTCCGGCAATTCCCCCGCGTCTGATGATGAAG ATTTCCAGCAGTTCATTGTCTCTGAAGTGGAGTTTCCCCCTGAGCAGCAGCATTATAGGCAGGATTGGAGCCCTGATCTGGGGCAAGATGACTGGAACCCCAttaaagaggaacaggaggaatTCAGGATCATCCAGGAGGAGGAAGACTCTGTATTCACTCCTGCCTGGGTGAAAAGTGACTATGATCAGTACCCAACTCAGTCCTCACAAACCCAAAGTGAAGAATACAAAGACAGAATGGCCTTTACTGAAGAGTTCAAAACAGAACCTAAGGTAGATGATTCCCCAGAGCCAACCAGTGATTCTCAGCCCCAGTGCAAATTGAAGAAGACATGGACAGAAAAAGGACAAAGCTCGAATGGTGGAGAATCCCTGGATCTGAAATCACCAGTGCAAAGGAGAAGTCACACAGAAGATACATCATTTTGCTGTAGTGATTGTGGTGAATGTTTCACTCAGATGGGAGAACTGGATTCTCATATGAGGACCCACATACGGGAGAAATCGTATCACTGTCAGGATTGTGACAAAGTATTCACTCGGCTTGACCGCTTCAAATTGCATAGGAAGgcccacacaggagagaaaccgcaTCGCTGTGGTGAATGTGGCAAATGTTTTTCTCAAGTTGGATATCTGAACTATCACATAAAgactcacacaggggagaaacctcaTCGCTGTCATGATTGTGGCAAATGTTTCTTTCGAGTTGGTGAGCTGACACTTCATAGGAGGATTCACACAGGCGAGAAACCACATCGCTGCCTGGTCTGTGGCAAATGTTTTGCTCGTCCTAGTAATCTGAGTTCTCACATTAGgattcacacaggggagaaatcttatagctgtcaTCATTGTGGCAAATATTTTCGTCATAAAGGTAATCTGACAACGCATATGAGGATCCACACGAGGAAAATTACATCATTGTCGCTATAG